One window of the Anopheles cruzii chromosome 2, idAnoCruzAS_RS32_06, whole genome shotgun sequence genome contains the following:
- the LOC128267258 gene encoding CDAN1-interacting nuclease 1 gives MVVVSTEQFTEIQNFIRAYDGDLNSCNVELESRFPELSAITLGSILSKVVLQRVKTTYSRLVAKVDSLVSQYQNAAQQTPDHDILLKMAAKLRIPSTVVCRIVLGKLYQNLPRSEVLDMLRVPDMIPDSLLAMNVSYCLYSEHMDGPLTDAIRRCIGEEYEDRMKKLARAAGMVFYDEGDLRRTGYDKTPDLKLAVPFLFRGQVINWIESKASFGDVDSHRRYVKDQLASYGNRFGPGVVIYWFGYVDSIADCAENGNEVIVTDGFPETEEIEFLTFNLPCSLVDTD, from the exons atggtggtggtcagcaCAGAACAGTTCACAGAAATACAAAACTTCATTCGTGCTTACGATGGCGATTTGAATAGCTGCAACGTCGAACTGGAGAGCAGGTTTCCGGAGCTTTCCGCTATAACCCTGGGAAGCATCCTCTCGAAGGTGGTACTGCAGAGGGTGAAAACAACATACTCGCGACTCGTCGCGAAGGTTGATTCGCTGGTCAGTCA GTACCAGAATGCTGCCCAGCAAACGCCAGATCATGATATTCTGCTGAAAATGGCCGCGAAACTACGCATACCTTCTACGGTGGTGTGCCGGATAGTACTGGGAAAGCTGTACCAAAACCTGCCGCGTTCGGAAGTGTTGGACATGCTGCGCGTGCCTGACATGATTCCCGATTCACTGCTGGCAATGAACGTGAGCTACTGTCTGTACAGCGAACACATGGACGGACCGCTTACCGATGCGATACGCCGGTGCATCGGCGAAGAGTACGAAGATCGTATGAAGAAGCTagcccgggcggccgggatGGTGTTCTACGACGAAGGCGATTTGCGACGCACCGGATACGATAAGACGCCCGATCTGAAGCTGGCCGtaccgtttttgtttcgcggTCAAGTAATCAACTGGATCGAGAGTAAAGCATCGTTCGGGGACGTGGATTCCCACCGGCGTTACGTCAAGGACCAGCTGGCTAGCTATGGCAATCGGTTTGGTCCCGGTGTAGTCATATATTGGTTCGGGTACGTCGACAGCATTGCCGATTGTGCGGAAAACGGTAACGAAGTGATAGTAACGGACGGGTTTCCCGAAACGGAGGAAATCGAATTCCTCACCTTCAACCTACCATGCTCTTTGGTAGACACTGATTAG
- the LOC128267264 gene encoding mediator of RNA polymerase II transcription subunit 20, translating into MGVTVLQQYPVENKSGAQTIDFLLKRVLNLGAVPAGHFLVDCETYSSNPQLGPPRTVHILHNSEQPASVFSILDTGNKQISLVTDGLFDLLMTRIAPAYTSKKQTKIESKGQRFEFGDFLIKLGSVTMSQNFKGVLVEVEYRPCLVPGSCWELMREFLQGFLGSNVSNAMPAYFTQRSSINPNHSKANEIYQPIDTINQYLEHFTNYRKQTMAPLGVRP; encoded by the coding sequence atgggagTCACCGTGCTACAGCAATACCcagtggaaaacaaatccgGAGCCCAAACCATCGACTTTCTGTTGAAACGTGTGCTCAATCTCGGGGCCGTACCCGCCGGCCACTTTCTGGTCGACTGCGAAACGTACAGCTCGAATCCGCAGCTGGGACCGCCGAGAACGGTGCACATTTTGCACAATTCCGAACAGCCAGCTTCAGTGTTTTCGATCCTCGACACCGGCAACAAACAGATCTCGCTCGTAACGGATGGACTCTTCGATCTGCTGATGACCCGGATCGCACCCGCCTACACTtccaaaaagcaaacaaagatCGAATCGAAAGGGCAACGGTTCGAGTTTGGCGATTTTCTCATCAAGCTGGGTAGCGTTACGATGAGCCAGAACTTTAAGGGTGTGCTGGTAGAGGTAGAGTACCGACCCTGTCTGGTACCTGGAAGCTGCTGGGAGCTGATGAGGGAGTTTCTGCAAGGATTCCTCGGTTCGAACGTGTCCAACGCGATGCCGGCTTATTTTACCCAGCGTTCCAGCATCAACCCGAACCACTCGAAGGCGAACGAAATCTACCAACCCATCGACACCATAAACCAATACCTGGAGCACTTTACAAactatcgaaaacaaaccatgGCTCCGTTAGGGGTACGACCTTGA
- the LOC128267273 gene encoding zinc finger protein 706-like — MARGHQKIQSQQKAQEKQAKMKKQQGHGLSDQMKAAQKALVFSCAVCKSQMPDPKTYKQHFENKHPKSELPEELKDV; from the coding sequence ATGGCTCGCGGTCATCAGAAAATTCAGTCGCAACAGAAGGCACAAGAGAAACAGGCCAAAATGAAGAAACAGCAGGGCCACGGGCTGAGCGACCAGATGAAGGCCGCCCAGAAGGCGCTCGTGTTTTCCTGCGCCGTTTGTAAATCGCAGATGCCCGACCCGAAAACGTACAAGCAGCACTTTGAAAATAAGCACCCAAAGTCGGAGCTTCCGGAGGAACTGAAAGATGTGTAA
- the LOC128267274 gene encoding zinc finger protein 706-like — MARGHQKIQSQQKAQEKQAKMKKQQGHGLSDQMKAAQKALVFSCAVCKSQMPDPKTYKQHFENKHPKNDLPEELKDV, encoded by the coding sequence ATGGCTCGAGGCCACCAGAAAATTCAGTCGCAACAGAAGGCGCAAGAGAAACAGGCCAAAATGAAGAAACAGCAGGGCCACGGGCTGAGCGACCAGATGAAGGCCGCCCAGAAGGCGCTCGTGTTTTCCTGCGCCGTTTGTAAATCGCAGATGCCCGACCCAAAAACGTACAAACAGcactttgaaaacaaacatcccaaAAATGACCTACCGGAGGAGCTGAAGGACGTATAA